GCCGCCACCGCCGCCGGGGTCAACGTCAACATCACCCTGATCTTCGGGCTCGACCGGTACGACGCGGTGATGGACGCGTACCTGACCGGGCTGGAGCAGGCGAAGGCGGCCGGCCTGGACCTGTCGAAGATCCACTCGGTGGCCTCGTTCTTCGTGTCCCGGGTGGACACCGAGGTCGACAAGCGGCTGGACAAGATCGGGTCGGACGAGGCGCGCGCGGTGCGTGGCAAGGCCGGCATCGCGAACGCCCGGCTGGCCTACGAGCGGTACGAGAAGGTCTTCGCCTCCGAACGCTGGCAGGCACTCGCGGCCGCCGGCGCGAACACCCAGCGCCCGCTGTGGGCCTCGACGGGCGTCAAGGACCCCACGTACGAGGACACCATGTACGTGGTCGAACTGGTCGCGCCGAACACCGTCAACACCATGCCGGAGGCGACCATGGACGCGATGGCCGACCACGGCGTGCTGCGCGGCAACACGATCGCGGGCACGTACGACGAGTCGCGCAAGGTGCTCGCCGACCTCGAGGCGCTCGGGATCGGCTACGACGACGTGATCGAGCTGCTCGAGGCCGAGGGCGTACAGAAGTTCGAGGACTCCTACGCGCAGCTGACCGAGAGCGTGCAAGGACAGCTGGACAACGCCAAGTCATGACGTCGCCGCACGAACCGACCGCCGGGATGATCGCGGGATGACCGGAACGACCGAGCAGAACGCGCCGGTGACCCCGGCGGCGGAACCGCTCGTCGCACCGGCCGGGACGCCTGCCGGCACCGCAGGCAATCCGCTGCGCGATCCCCGGGACCGGCGGCTTCCCCGCGTCCCCGAGCCGTGCGCGCTCGTCGTGTTCGGCGTGACCGGTGACCTGTCGCGCAAGAAGCTGCTGCCGGCGATGTACGACCTCGCCCACCGTGGGCTGCTGCCGCCCGACTTCGTCCTGCTCGGCTTCGCCCGCCGCGACTGGGGCGACGGGGACTTCGAATCGCTGGCCAAGAAGGCGGCGAAGCAGTATGCGCGCACCTCCTGGGACGAGGAGGTCTGGGCCCGGCTGTCCGGCGACATCAAGTTCGTCCCCGGCTCGTTCGACGACGACGACGCGTTCGACCAGCTGGCCCGCACCTTGGGCGAGTTGCAGGACTCGCACGGCATCAAGGGAAACGCCGCGTTCTACCTGTCCATCCCGCCCGCGCTGTTCCCGACCGTGCTCAAGCAGATGGAGCGCACCGGGATGGCCAACGGCGGCGAGGTCGCCGGGGGCTGGCGGCGGGTGGTGGTCGAGAAGCCGTTCGGGCATGACCTGCAGAGCGCGCTCGCGCTCAACAAGCTGGTGGACGACGTGTTCGGCGCGTCCGACGTGTTCCGGATCGACCACTACCTGGGCAAGGAGACCGTCCAGAACCTGATGGCGCTGCGCTTCGCCAACCAGCTGTTCGAGCCGGTCTGGAACGCCAACTTCGTCGACTCGGTGCAGATCACGATGGCCGAGGACGTCGGCATCGGCGGGCGGGCCGCGTTCTACGACGCCACCGGCGCGGCGCGCGACGTGCTGCAGAACCACTTGTTCCAGCTGCTCGCGCTGACCGCGATGGAGGAACCGGTCGAGTTCACCGCCGAGGCGATCCAGGTCGAGAAGCTCAAGGTGTTGCGCGCCATCACGTTGCCGCACGACCTCGCCTCCTACGCGGTGCGCGGCCAGTACGACCAGGGCTGGCAGGCCGGCGAGCGGGTGCCGGCCTACCTCGCCGAGGAGGGCATCCCGCAGGACTCCACCACCGAGACGTACGCGGCGGTGCAACTCGGCATCGACACCCGGCGCTGGGCGGGGGTGCCGTTCTACCTGCGCACCGGCAAGCGGCTGCCACGGCGGGTCACCGAGATCGCGGTCCTGTTCAAGCGTGCGCCGCACCTGCCGTTCAGCCACACCGACACCGAAGAACTCGGGCACAACCAACTCGTCATCCGGGTGCAGCCCGACGAGGGCGTCACGCTGAAGTTCGGCTCGAAGGTGCCCGGCTCGATGATGGAGGTCCGCGACGTGTCGATGGACTTCCTCTACGGCGAGGCGTTCACCGAGTCCTCCCCCGAAGCCTACGAGCGGCTGATCCTGGACGTGCTGATCGGCGATTCGACGCTCTTCCCGCGCAACGCGGAGGTGGAGGCCTCCTGGCGGGTGATCGACCCGCTGGAGCAGTTCTGGGCGACCCACCCGCCGCAGCCCTACCGGGCCGGCGAATGGGGCCCGAAGGCCGCCGACGAGATGCTCGCCCGCGACGGGCGCACCTGGCGCCGGCCGTGACCGGAGTACCAGGAGAGCACCGATGACGACCCTGTGGGATACGACCGGGACGGCCGTGGTCAAGGCGCTCGCGGCCGAGCGGCGCACCGGCGGCGGCGTGACGA
This genomic stretch from Jatrophihabitans cynanchi harbors:
- the tal gene encoding transaldolase: MGDALADLSAEDVSIWLDDISRDRLRTGNLQQLIDTKHVVGVTSNPTIFQKAIEKGTAYDDQVRELKTREVAIDGVIRYLMAYDIRWACDVLRPVFDRTGGKDGRVSIEVDPRLASNTARTTAEAKGLWWLVDRPNVMVKIPATEAGLPSIAAATAAGVNVNITLIFGLDRYDAVMDAYLTGLEQAKAAGLDLSKIHSVASFFVSRVDTEVDKRLDKIGSDEARAVRGKAGIANARLAYERYEKVFASERWQALAAAGANTQRPLWASTGVKDPTYEDTMYVVELVAPNTVNTMPEATMDAMADHGVLRGNTIAGTYDESRKVLADLEALGIGYDDVIELLEAEGVQKFEDSYAQLTESVQGQLDNAKS
- the zwf gene encoding glucose-6-phosphate dehydrogenase, which encodes MTGTTEQNAPVTPAAEPLVAPAGTPAGTAGNPLRDPRDRRLPRVPEPCALVVFGVTGDLSRKKLLPAMYDLAHRGLLPPDFVLLGFARRDWGDGDFESLAKKAAKQYARTSWDEEVWARLSGDIKFVPGSFDDDDAFDQLARTLGELQDSHGIKGNAAFYLSIPPALFPTVLKQMERTGMANGGEVAGGWRRVVVEKPFGHDLQSALALNKLVDDVFGASDVFRIDHYLGKETVQNLMALRFANQLFEPVWNANFVDSVQITMAEDVGIGGRAAFYDATGAARDVLQNHLFQLLALTAMEEPVEFTAEAIQVEKLKVLRAITLPHDLASYAVRGQYDQGWQAGERVPAYLAEEGIPQDSTTETYAAVQLGIDTRRWAGVPFYLRTGKRLPRRVTEIAVLFKRAPHLPFSHTDTEELGHNQLVIRVQPDEGVTLKFGSKVPGSMMEVRDVSMDFLYGEAFTESSPEAYERLILDVLIGDSTLFPRNAEVEASWRVIDPLEQFWATHPPQPYRAGEWGPKAADEMLARDGRTWRRP